The DNA sequence AGGCTCCGATCTCCTTGCCTCCATCGACAATGAGGAATTTCTTGCCCATTTTCTTCAAATGGTAAGCCATCGCCAAGCCCGCTTGCCCAGCACCAATAACGACAAAATCCAGCATGTAATCCTTTCTCAAATGTCCAGCCAAAAGGATGTCTTTCGGCATATTTGGCTATCCAAAGTGGACAGCCAAACCTCAAAGGTAAGGCCATCTTGTTAAACCTTCAAATCAGCTAAAATCATGCAATTTCCTTGATTTTGTAGGAAAAAATGAGGGTTAACGCCGTGACCGCTAATTCTTAAGATGGTAATTTCAACGTCCAAACTGGTGGTCGAAGTCGAACCCTTATGAAGGAATATTTATCACAAATTCACCCGGTAGCGGATGACCTGTTAGAAGCATACCTCTCGCATTGGAAATCATACTCGGTTCCCAAGCGGACCCTATTGACTCGTGAGGGGGAAACTGAGCGCTACATGTATTTTGTGAAGGAGAGAATCCAAAAGTCGTACTATCTACAAGGGGCTAAGCAGCATGTCATCGCTTTCACGTATCCGCCTTCATTCTCAGGGATTCCCGAGTCTTTCTTGATGCAAACGCCTGCCAGATACTACCTGGAGACTATCACTGATTCTGAATTTTTGCGCATCTCTTACGAGCAACATCAGGCCATGATCGCCAAGTATCGGCCAATTGAGACGCTCTTCCGCAAGGGGACTGAACAACTGCTGGCGGACACGCTGACCCGATACCATGAGCTGATGGCATTCGACATGGAAACTCGTTTCATCAACTTCTTTCGCAGGAGTCCCCATCTGCTGCAAATGGTTTCTCAGAGGGATCTGGCTTCTTACCTGAACATGGATTCTACGAATTTTAGCAAGCTCCTAGGCCAACACAGGATTTAGCTTGATCTCTGGCGCGGATACGGCGTCTGAAAAAGTCTCATTTGGTACCACCAAACTCGATTTTTCTTCCTTGTCTCCACCCCAGATCTCTGCGCTAAATCGCTGTGTGTGGGCTTGGACTCCTGGGTAGATTCTGGGTGTGGGGAGTTCTCGATTGGGACCACTAATACTCGATTTTTCTTCCTTGTCTCGGTAGCAGATCTCTGCGCTAAATCGCTGTG is a window from the Pontibacter sp. G13 genome containing:
- a CDS encoding cyclic nucleotide-binding domain-containing protein, whose protein sequence is MKEYLSQIHPVADDLLEAYLSHWKSYSVPKRTLLTREGETERYMYFVKERIQKSYYLQGAKQHVIAFTYPPSFSGIPESFLMQTPARYYLETITDSEFLRISYEQHQAMIAKYRPIETLFRKGTEQLLADTLTRYHELMAFDMETRFINFFRRSPHLLQMVSQRDLASYLNMDSTNFSKLLGQHRI